The Beijerinckiaceae bacterium RH AL1 genome has a segment encoding these proteins:
- a CDS encoding Twin-arginine translocation pathway signal (ID:RHAL1_03700;~source:Prodigal:2.6) — MNVISRRGFLGGAAAGVAVTTLGAFGFAGSEEALAASVRPFKLSRTTETRNTCPYCSVACGILVYSLGDHSKNAKASVLHIEGDPDHPVNRGTLCPKGAGLLDFVHAETRTKYPMIRKPGSDKLERVSWDHALDRIARLLKDDRDKNFIQKAPNGTTVNRWVSTGMLAASASTNETGYITYKWARNMGMLVLDNQARV, encoded by the coding sequence ATGAACGTTATCTCGAGACGCGGCTTCCTCGGCGGCGCGGCCGCCGGCGTTGCCGTCACGACGCTTGGGGCCTTCGGCTTCGCCGGATCGGAGGAGGCGCTCGCCGCCTCGGTGCGCCCCTTCAAGCTCTCCCGCACGACCGAGACGCGCAACACTTGCCCGTACTGCTCGGTGGCCTGCGGCATCCTCGTCTACAGCCTCGGCGACCACTCGAAGAACGCCAAGGCGTCGGTGCTGCACATCGAGGGCGATCCCGACCATCCGGTGAATCGCGGCACGCTCTGCCCGAAGGGCGCCGGCCTGCTCGACTTCGTGCATGCCGAGACGCGCACGAAATACCCGATGATTCGCAAGCCCGGCTCCGACAAGCTCGAGCGGGTCTCCTGGGATCACGCACTCGACCGGATCGCGCGGCTGCTCAAGGACGACCGCGACAAGAACTTCATCCAGAAGGCGCCCAACGGAACGACCGTCAACCGCTGGGTCAGCACCGGCATGCTGGCCGCCTCCGCCTCGACCAACGAGACCGGCTACATCACTTACAAGTGGGCCCGCAACATGGGCATGCTTGTCTTGGACAACCAAGCCCGCGTCTGA
- a CDS encoding Isochorismatase (ID:RHAL1_03702;~source:Prodigal:2.6), giving the protein MTTLSIDAEPYPFTLDPERAALLVIDMQRDFIEPGGFGAMLGNDVERLREAIEPNRRLLAAWRAAGLFAIHTREGHRSDLADLPPAKKVRGRGKISIGDEGPMGRILIRGEPGHDIIAELKPAPGEPVIDKPGKGAFFATDLQAILQHRGITQLVVTGVTTEVCVNTTVREANDRGYECLVVSDCCGSYFPEFHEAALNMIVAQGGIFGWVAPSERVIAALEGATA; this is encoded by the coding sequence GTGACCACCCTGTCGATCGACGCCGAGCCCTATCCTTTCACGCTCGACCCGGAGCGAGCGGCGCTTCTCGTCATCGACATGCAGCGCGATTTTATCGAGCCGGGCGGCTTCGGGGCCATGCTCGGCAACGACGTCGAGCGGCTGCGCGAAGCCATCGAGCCGAACCGGCGTCTGCTCGCGGCCTGGCGCGCGGCCGGCCTCTTCGCGATCCATACGCGCGAGGGGCATCGCAGCGACCTCGCCGACCTGCCGCCGGCGAAGAAGGTCCGCGGCCGCGGCAAGATCTCGATCGGCGACGAGGGGCCGATGGGGCGCATCCTCATCCGCGGCGAGCCCGGCCACGACATCATCGCCGAGCTGAAGCCGGCACCCGGCGAGCCTGTGATCGACAAGCCCGGCAAGGGCGCATTCTTCGCCACCGACCTGCAGGCGATCCTCCAGCATCGCGGCATCACGCAGCTCGTCGTCACCGGGGTGACGACCGAGGTTTGCGTCAACACCACCGTGCGGGAAGCCAACGACCGCGGCTACGAATGCCTCGTCGTGTCGGACTGCTGCGGCTCCTATTTCCCCGAGTTCCACGAGGCCGCCCTCAACATGATCGTCGCGCAAGGCGGCATCTTCGGCTGGGTTGCGCCCTCCGAAAGGGTCATCGCGGCGCTGGAAGGCGCAACGGCGTGA
- a CDS encoding hypothetical protein (ID:RHAL1_03703;~conserved membrane protein of unknown function;~source:Prodigal:2.6), with protein MTTAAADSRPKLWVPGDWNAFFGFGTNILVNLLVLTGLLRFVLKMPDDIVFSRILPATGLMLCLSTVYYAFLAYRLAQTTGRDDVCALPSGISVPHMFVVVFVVMLPILGRTGDPIKAWEAGLTWVFVQSFVLMAGGFIAPIIRRITPRAALLGSLAGISITFISMSPSLQMFMTPVIGLTCFAIILGSWLGGVRYFGGVPGGLVAIALGTVLAWGSNLFGLGYGGLTLAGLSGSLSRIGFSVPIPAIGHVFSGFQFLGVILVTAIPFGIYDLVEAMDNVESAAAAGDSFPTTRVLTADGIISLIGCCMGNPFINAVYIGHPGWKAMGGRIGYSAATGVFVLVMCLLGIVAFMTALIPVVAILPILLYIGMLIGSQAFQETPHSHAPAIILAMIPQIANWGRTMIEGALGAAGTSVAAIGAAKLATKGVLYDGLVTMGGGATLAGIILGSVAVFIIEHAFEKAAAFALAGAVLTFFGLIHAEAIGIGKTPTVAVSYLLVSALLMAIAKLGTVREPAAAPVEHGASEPA; from the coding sequence ATGACGACGGCAGCCGCCGACAGCCGGCCGAAGCTCTGGGTTCCCGGCGACTGGAACGCCTTCTTCGGCTTCGGCACGAACATCCTCGTCAACCTGCTCGTCCTCACGGGCCTGCTGCGCTTCGTGCTCAAGATGCCCGACGACATCGTCTTCAGCCGCATCCTGCCGGCGACCGGCCTGATGCTGTGCCTCTCGACGGTGTACTACGCCTTCCTCGCCTACCGCCTGGCCCAAACCACCGGGCGCGACGACGTCTGCGCTCTGCCGTCGGGCATCAGTGTGCCGCACATGTTCGTCGTGGTGTTCGTCGTGATGCTGCCGATCCTCGGCAGGACGGGCGATCCGATCAAGGCCTGGGAGGCCGGCCTCACCTGGGTCTTCGTGCAGAGCTTCGTGCTGATGGCGGGTGGCTTCATCGCGCCGATCATCCGCCGCATCACGCCGCGCGCGGCGCTGCTCGGCTCGCTCGCCGGTATCTCGATCACCTTCATCTCGATGAGCCCGTCGCTGCAGATGTTCATGACGCCGGTGATCGGGCTGACCTGCTTTGCGATCATCCTCGGCAGCTGGCTCGGCGGCGTGCGCTATTTCGGGGGCGTGCCGGGCGGGCTCGTCGCCATCGCTCTGGGGACCGTGCTGGCCTGGGGATCCAACCTGTTCGGGCTCGGCTACGGCGGCCTGACGCTGGCAGGCCTCTCCGGGTCGCTGTCGCGCATCGGCTTCTCGGTGCCGATCCCGGCGATCGGCCATGTCTTCTCGGGCTTCCAGTTCCTCGGCGTGATCCTCGTCACCGCGATCCCGTTCGGCATCTACGATCTCGTCGAGGCGATGGACAACGTCGAGAGCGCCGCGGCGGCCGGCGATTCCTTCCCGACGACGCGGGTGCTGACGGCCGACGGCATCATCAGCCTGATCGGCTGCTGCATGGGCAACCCGTTCATCAACGCCGTCTACATCGGCCACCCCGGCTGGAAGGCCATGGGCGGGCGCATCGGCTACTCGGCCGCCACCGGCGTGTTCGTGCTGGTGATGTGCCTGCTCGGCATCGTCGCCTTCATGACGGCGCTGATCCCCGTCGTCGCGATCCTGCCGATCCTCCTCTACATCGGCATGCTGATCGGCTCGCAGGCGTTCCAGGAGACGCCGCACAGCCACGCGCCGGCGATCATCCTGGCGATGATCCCGCAGATCGCCAACTGGGGCCGCACGATGATCGAAGGCGCGCTCGGCGCTGCCGGCACCAGCGTCGCGGCGATCGGCGCCGCCAAGCTCGCGACCAAGGGCGTGCTGTACGACGGCCTCGTCACGATGGGCGGCGGCGCGACGCTGGCCGGCATCATCCTCGGCTCGGTCGCCGTCTTCATCATCGAGCACGCCTTCGAGAAGGCCGCGGCCTTCGCGCTGGCCGGCGCGGTGCTCACCTTCTTCGGCCTGATCCACGCGGAGGCGATCGGCATCGGCAAGACGCCGACGGTCGCGGTGAGCTACCTCCTCGTCTCGGCCCTGTTGATGGCAATCGCCAAATTGGGCACCGTGCGCGAGCCGGCGGCCGCGCCGGTCGAGCACGGAGCGAGCGAGCCCGCATGA
- a CDS encoding hypothetical protein (ID:RHAL1_03704;~conserved protein of unknown function;~source:Prodigal:2.6) has protein sequence MTPTEIYLDAALALQGLPNAPAWRAAVLAHFEAIAKAAELVLAVPLDDEVEAAPIFTP, from the coding sequence ATGACGCCAACCGAGATCTACCTCGACGCCGCGCTGGCGCTGCAGGGTCTTCCGAATGCGCCGGCCTGGCGCGCCGCGGTGCTCGCGCATTTTGAGGCCATCGCCAAGGCCGCCGAGCTCGTCCTGGCCGTGCCGCTCGACGACGAGGTCGAGGCGGCGCCGATCTTCACGCCGTGA
- the atzE gene encoding Biuret hydrolase (ID:RHAL1_03705;~source:Prodigal:2.6), with protein MSTAAATAAAVRAGDASVRAIVEATLARIARVDPRVGAFTDVTASRARARAAALDARLAAGEDIGPLAGVPFAVKNLIDIAGLPTRAGSKINRERAPATRDGALVRRLEAAGAVLVGGLNMGEYAYDFTGENCHDGPSRNPHALEHMTGGSSGGSGAAVAAGLVPLALGSDTNGSIRVPSAFCGTFGLKPTYGRLSRAGSFPFVGSLDHLGPIAASVGDLALAYDAMQGPDPDDPHLADRPIEPALPSLDQGIAGLRIAVADGYFERGADADAAAAVRKVAEALGATRHVTIPQAAEARAAAYVITAAEGAALHRERLQTRGDDFDPAVRDRLLAGAAIPAGWVERAQKFRRVFRDRVRALYKEVDIILAPSTPCRAPRIGQATITIDGVAVPARPNIGLFTQPFSFIGLPVAAVPIWIDAGLPLGVQVIAAPWREADALRVARALEASSVATAKMAAL; from the coding sequence GTGAGCACGGCCGCGGCAACCGCCGCCGCCGTTCGTGCCGGCGACGCCTCCGTCCGCGCGATCGTCGAGGCGACGCTGGCGCGCATCGCGCGGGTCGATCCGCGCGTCGGCGCCTTCACCGATGTCACGGCAAGCCGTGCGCGCGCACGGGCGGCGGCGCTCGACGCGCGGCTCGCGGCAGGAGAGGATATCGGCCCGCTCGCCGGCGTGCCGTTCGCCGTGAAGAACCTCATCGACATTGCCGGCCTGCCGACCCGTGCCGGCTCGAAGATCAACCGGGAGCGCGCGCCCGCAACGCGGGACGGAGCGCTCGTGCGACGGCTCGAGGCGGCAGGCGCAGTGCTCGTCGGCGGCCTCAACATGGGCGAGTACGCCTACGATTTCACCGGCGAGAACTGCCACGACGGACCGTCGCGCAATCCGCACGCGCTCGAGCACATGACCGGCGGCTCGTCGGGCGGATCGGGCGCGGCGGTCGCGGCCGGGCTGGTGCCGCTGGCGCTCGGCTCCGACACCAACGGCTCGATCCGCGTGCCCTCGGCCTTCTGCGGCACCTTTGGCCTGAAGCCGACCTACGGCCGCCTCAGCCGCGCCGGCAGCTTCCCCTTCGTCGGCAGCCTCGATCATCTCGGCCCGATTGCCGCGAGCGTCGGCGATCTCGCGCTGGCCTACGACGCGATGCAGGGCCCGGATCCCGACGACCCGCATCTCGCGGACCGTCCGATCGAGCCGGCGCTGCCGTCGCTGGATCAGGGGATCGCCGGGCTGCGCATCGCTGTCGCCGACGGCTATTTCGAGCGGGGCGCCGACGCCGACGCTGCGGCGGCTGTCCGCAAGGTGGCCGAGGCGCTCGGCGCGACGCGGCACGTGACGATCCCGCAGGCCGCCGAGGCCCGGGCTGCGGCCTATGTGATCACCGCGGCCGAAGGGGCTGCGCTGCATCGCGAGCGGCTGCAGACGCGCGGAGACGATTTCGATCCCGCCGTGCGCGACCGACTGCTCGCCGGCGCGGCGATCCCGGCGGGCTGGGTGGAGCGGGCGCAAAAGTTCAGGCGCGTGTTCCGCGACCGCGTCCGCGCGCTCTACAAGGAGGTCGACATCATCCTCGCGCCGTCGACGCCGTGCCGCGCGCCGCGCATCGGCCAGGCCACGATCACGATCGACGGCGTGGCGGTCCCCGCGCGCCCCAACATCGGCCTGTTCACCCAGCCGTTCTCCTTCATCGGTCTCCCCGTCGCGGCCGTCCCCATCTGGATCGACGCCGGCCTGCCGCTCGGCGTGCAAGTCATCGCCGCGCCGTGGCGCGAGGCCGACGCGTTGCGCGTCGCGCGGGCGCTGGAGGCCTCGTCCGTCGCGACCGCGAAGATGGCCGCGCTGTGA
- a CDS encoding hypothetical protein (ID:RHAL1_03706;~conserved protein of unknown function;~source:Prodigal:2.6) — protein sequence MEIDLPDVKAEVEAVFAAYENALISNDVATLEALFWDDPRTIRYGANENLYGMDAIRAFRRSRSPQGLARDLSRTVITTYGRDLATAMTLFARSHRPGHTGRQSQTWVRFADGWKVVAAHVSEIGE from the coding sequence ATGGAGATCGACCTGCCCGACGTGAAGGCCGAGGTGGAGGCCGTTTTCGCTGCCTACGAGAACGCTTTGATCTCGAACGACGTGGCGACGCTGGAGGCGCTGTTCTGGGACGATCCGCGGACCATCCGTTATGGTGCCAACGAAAACCTCTATGGGATGGACGCGATCCGGGCCTTCCGCCGGAGCCGTTCCCCGCAAGGACTTGCACGTGACCTGTCGCGGACCGTGATCACGACCTACGGGCGCGACCTGGCGACGGCAATGACGCTTTTCGCCCGCTCCCACAGGCCGGGACACACCGGCCGCCAAAGCCAGACCTGGGTCCGTTTCGCCGATGGCTGGAAGGTCGTCGCCGCGCACGTCAGCGAGATCGGCGAATAA